One Setaria italica strain Yugu1 chromosome II, Setaria_italica_v2.0, whole genome shotgun sequence DNA segment encodes these proteins:
- the LOC101755495 gene encoding uncharacterized protein LOC101755495 isoform X3, which produces MATAKTHTPQIPPHLKLVALHLALNLIKKLAGMTMHVLLLAQIIYPPSSSLPDSNHDMNRINNLIDAIYCEEQSNHMHTLPSPCTTQFEDQAKTDQNNMVSGTLHVSEQRTGKRMTRKPAKYSSPFKYGIMSRPAPNVDAAMSLFGHMCADDSTLKSMPVIQFGSTPLTCDMIAQSFADGAIPDSTFITGFVKCLSYDDYWIRPECHGYRIFFDADLSAILNVEWHKRDSSEPKYSQFAAVTAIQRCLPFTDLKKTKMNWRHVPVKVPVQKATSDSAFFAMKFLEFYDGDGHGSLHTSIAAERSKELCAETLYYLTFHKQNKVVALPNEILQYHRDDHHPFFY; this is translated from the exons ATGGCAACGGCCAAAACTCATACACCACAG ATCCCGCCACATCTAAAACTGGTGGCACTACACCTTGCACTAAACCTCATCAAGAAGCTTGCAGGGATGACCATGCACGTACTACTACTTGCTCAG ATCATATACCCCCCCTCTTCTAGTTTGCCTGACAGCAACCATGATATGAATAGAATCAACAATCTCATTGATGCCATCTATTGTGAAGAGCAATCAAATCATATGCATACTCTCCCTTCACCATGCACTACCCAATTTGAAGACCAGGCCAAAACT GATCAAAATAACATGGTGTCAGGCACTTTACATGTGTCAGAACAGAGAACAGGGAAACGCATGACACGGAAGCCTGCTAAATATTCTTCACCCTTCAAGTATGGAATTATGTCCCGTCCTGCACCCAATGTGGACGCAGCAATGAGTCTCTTTGGACACATGTGCGCTGATGACTCCACATTGAAAAG CATGCCGGTGATCCAGTTTGGTAGCACCCCTTTAACTTGTGACATGATTGCACAATCATTTGCCGATGGTGCAATCCCAGACTCAACTTTTATCACAGGATTTGTCAAATGTCTTAGCTATGATGATTATTGGATCAGACCCGAGTGCCATGGttatagaattttttttgatgcTGACCTCTCA GCAATTCTCAATGTTGAGTGGCACAAAAGGGACAGCTCCGAACCCAAATATAGCCAGTTTGCTGCAGTGACAGCCATCCAACGTTGTCTTCCTTTCACAGacttgaagaagacaaagatg AACTGGAGACATGTCCCGGTCAAGGTTCCCGTCCAGAAGGCCACGTCGGACAGTGCATTCTTTGCCATGAAGTTTCTCGAGTTCTATGATGGTGATGGCCATGGCTCACTACACACTAGCATCGCTGCT GAACGATCAAAAGAGTTGTGTGCTGAGACCTTGTATTACCTCACTTTTCATAAGCAGAACAAGGTTGTGGCGCTGCCCAACGAAATCCTTCAGTACCATCGAGATGATCATCACCCTTTTTTCTATTAG
- the LOC101759529 gene encoding uncharacterized protein LOC101759529 has protein sequence MLEDIGKLPSIEHTITEAKTLIVFLYAHTWVLDLMRKFIGKDLVRSGVTRFATAYLNLKSLLDNKKQLMRLFRLDDLNEMGYLDKAKGKKASKIARSETFWKGVNSAVNFFEPLAIVLRRMDSDVPAMGFLYGCLLEAKNEISARFDNDLSKVQQIFEIIDKRWNNKLKTPLHRAGYYLNPHYYYPNKVDIELDESFRECLITCITKMVDNVEVQDQIIQELQQYQDGDGTFGKEIAKRQLKNKHFDPAKWWLNHGTNTPRLRKLAARILSLTCSSSACERNWSTYEQVHTKRHKKLQHARMKDLIFVKFNSKLKQKRETKNRDPIEKTISNILEDEDNEWITGSRPNANSEQEQERSCAQGQGASSSQGAAAAIQPKRRGVQLEQQGNRKRKKLIPVLEEVQTSSSESENVDLDLPSSPAASDDDDDNSHSASFNLSD, from the exons ATGCTGGAGGACATTGGAAAGCTCCCATCAATTGAGCACACAATAACAGAAGCAAAGACTTTGATTGTGTTTCTTTATGCGCATACATGGGTGTTGGACCTGATGAGGAAGTTCATTGGTAAAGACTTGGTTAGAAGTGGTGTTACTAGGTTTGCTACTGCATATTTGAACTTGAAGAGCTTGCTGGACAACAAGAAACAACTGATGAGGCTCTTCAGGTTAGATGATCTAAATGAAATGGGATATCTAGACAAGGCCAAGGGGAAGAAAGCTAGCAAAATTGCCCGCTCTGAAACTTTTTGGAAAGGAGTTAATAGTGCTGTCAATTTCTTTGAGCCTTTGGCTATTGTGCTAAGGAGAATGGATAGTGATGTACCAGCTATGGGGTTCTTATATGGTTGTTTGTTAGAAGCAAAGAATGAAATCTCAGCAAGGTTTGATAATGATTTGAGCAAGGTTCAGCAAATCTTTGAGATAATTGACAAAAGATGGAACAACAAGTTGAAGACACCGCTACATAGGGCTGGTTACTACTTGAACCCACATTATTATTATCCAAACAAGGTGGATATTGAGCTGGATGAATCATTTAGAGAATGTTTAATAACTTGCATTACAAAGATGGTTGATAATGTAGAAGTTCAAGACCAAATCATTCAAGAGCTTCAGCAATATCAGGATGGGGATGGGACATTTGGAAAGGAGATTGCCAAAAGGCAATTGAAAAACAAGCATTTTGATCCAG CTAAATGGTGGCTGAACCATGGAACAAATACACCAAGACTCAGGAAATTGGCTGCAAGGATTTTGAGTTTGACATGCAGTTCCTCAGCTTGTGAAAGAAATTGGAGCACATATGAGCAA GTCCACACAAAGAGACACAAGAAGCTTCAACATGCAAGGATGAAAGACCTTATCTTCGTCAAGTTCAACTCTAAACTCAAGCAAAAAAGAGAAACTAAGAACAGAGACCCTATTGAGAAAACAATATCTAATATTTTAGAAGATGAAGATAATGAATGGATCACTGGGAGTAGACCAAATGCAAACTCAGAACAAGAGCAAGAACGTTCATGTGCTCAAGGTCAAGGTGCATCATCATCACAGGGAGCTGCAGCAGCAATACAACCAAAAAGGAGAGGTGTACAGCTCGAGCAACAAGGCAATAGGAAGAGAAAGAAGCTAATCCCTGTTCTTGAAGAAGTGCAGACTTCCTCTTCTGAGTCAGAAAATGTTGACCTTGATCTGCCTTCCTCTCCAGCTGCttcagatgatgatgatgataattcTCATTCTGCCTCTTTCAACTTGTCTGATTGA
- the LOC101755495 gene encoding uncharacterized protein LOC101755495 isoform X1, whose product MATAKTHTPQIPPHLKLVALHLALNLIKKLAGMTMHVLLLAQIIYPPSSSLPDSNHDMNRINNLIDAIYCEEQSNHMHTLPSPCTTQFEDQAKTDQNNMVSGTLHVSEQRTGKRMTRKPAKYSSPFKYGIMSRPAPNVDAAMSLFGHMCADDSTLKSMPVIQFGSTPLTCDMIAQSFADGAIPDSTFITGFVKCLSYDDYWIRPECHGYRIFFDADLSAILNVEWHKRDSSEPKYSQFAAVTAIQRCLPFTDLKKTKMILLPVLHQHHWSVYCVNFGQSRIDVLDSMLYTPESDNNWDNYHLEFGKKIMHRLSDALSIAAPLKFKSFKNWRHVPVKVPVQKATSDSAFFAMKFLEFYDGDGHGSLHTSIAAERSKELCAETLYYLTFHKQNKVVALPNEILQYHRDDHHPFFY is encoded by the exons ATGGCAACGGCCAAAACTCATACACCACAG ATCCCGCCACATCTAAAACTGGTGGCACTACACCTTGCACTAAACCTCATCAAGAAGCTTGCAGGGATGACCATGCACGTACTACTACTTGCTCAG ATCATATACCCCCCCTCTTCTAGTTTGCCTGACAGCAACCATGATATGAATAGAATCAACAATCTCATTGATGCCATCTATTGTGAAGAGCAATCAAATCATATGCATACTCTCCCTTCACCATGCACTACCCAATTTGAAGACCAGGCCAAAACT GATCAAAATAACATGGTGTCAGGCACTTTACATGTGTCAGAACAGAGAACAGGGAAACGCATGACACGGAAGCCTGCTAAATATTCTTCACCCTTCAAGTATGGAATTATGTCCCGTCCTGCACCCAATGTGGACGCAGCAATGAGTCTCTTTGGACACATGTGCGCTGATGACTCCACATTGAAAAG CATGCCGGTGATCCAGTTTGGTAGCACCCCTTTAACTTGTGACATGATTGCACAATCATTTGCCGATGGTGCAATCCCAGACTCAACTTTTATCACAGGATTTGTCAAATGTCTTAGCTATGATGATTATTGGATCAGACCCGAGTGCCATGGttatagaattttttttgatgcTGACCTCTCA GCAATTCTCAATGTTGAGTGGCACAAAAGGGACAGCTCCGAACCCAAATATAGCCAGTTTGCTGCAGTGACAGCCATCCAACGTTGTCTTCCTTTCACAGacttgaagaagacaaagatg ATTCTTCTACCAGTTCTACATCAGCACCATTGGTCTGTTTATTGCGTTAACTTTGGCCAATCACGGATTGATGTGCTTGACTCAATGTTGTACACCCCTGAGTCTGACAACAATTGGGACAATTATCATTTggaatttggaaaaaaaatcatgcaccgACTAAGTGATGCTCTCTCCATTGCTGCACCTCTCAAATTTAAATCATTCAAGAACTGGAGACATGTCCCGGTCAAGGTTCCCGTCCAGAAGGCCACGTCGGACAGTGCATTCTTTGCCATGAAGTTTCTCGAGTTCTATGATGGTGATGGCCATGGCTCACTACACACTAGCATCGCTGCT GAACGATCAAAAGAGTTGTGTGCTGAGACCTTGTATTACCTCACTTTTCATAAGCAGAACAAGGTTGTGGCGCTGCCCAACGAAATCCTTCAGTACCATCGAGATGATCATCACCCTTTTTTCTATTAG
- the LOC101755495 gene encoding uncharacterized protein LOC101755495 isoform X2 encodes MATAKTHTPQIPPHLKLVALHLALNLIKKLAGMTMHVLLLAQIIYPPSSSLPDSNHDMNRINNLIDAIYCEEQSNHMHTLPSPCTTQFEDQAKTDQNNMVSGTLHVSEQRTGKRMTRKPAKYSSPFKYGIMSRPAPNVDAAMSLFGHMCADDSTLKSMPVIQFGSTPLTCDMIAQSFADGAIPDSTFITGFVKCLSYDDYWIRPECHGYRIFFDADLSAILNVEWHKRDSSEPKYSQFAAVTAIQRCLPFTDLKKTKMILLPVLHQHHWSVYCVNFGQSRIDVLDSMLYTPESDNNWDNYHLEFGKKIMHRLSDALSIAAPLKFKSFKNWRHVPVKVPVQKATSDSAFFAMKFLEFYDGDGHGSLHTSIAANKVVALPNEILQYHRDDHHPFFY; translated from the exons ATGGCAACGGCCAAAACTCATACACCACAG ATCCCGCCACATCTAAAACTGGTGGCACTACACCTTGCACTAAACCTCATCAAGAAGCTTGCAGGGATGACCATGCACGTACTACTACTTGCTCAG ATCATATACCCCCCCTCTTCTAGTTTGCCTGACAGCAACCATGATATGAATAGAATCAACAATCTCATTGATGCCATCTATTGTGAAGAGCAATCAAATCATATGCATACTCTCCCTTCACCATGCACTACCCAATTTGAAGACCAGGCCAAAACT GATCAAAATAACATGGTGTCAGGCACTTTACATGTGTCAGAACAGAGAACAGGGAAACGCATGACACGGAAGCCTGCTAAATATTCTTCACCCTTCAAGTATGGAATTATGTCCCGTCCTGCACCCAATGTGGACGCAGCAATGAGTCTCTTTGGACACATGTGCGCTGATGACTCCACATTGAAAAG CATGCCGGTGATCCAGTTTGGTAGCACCCCTTTAACTTGTGACATGATTGCACAATCATTTGCCGATGGTGCAATCCCAGACTCAACTTTTATCACAGGATTTGTCAAATGTCTTAGCTATGATGATTATTGGATCAGACCCGAGTGCCATGGttatagaattttttttgatgcTGACCTCTCA GCAATTCTCAATGTTGAGTGGCACAAAAGGGACAGCTCCGAACCCAAATATAGCCAGTTTGCTGCAGTGACAGCCATCCAACGTTGTCTTCCTTTCACAGacttgaagaagacaaagatg ATTCTTCTACCAGTTCTACATCAGCACCATTGGTCTGTTTATTGCGTTAACTTTGGCCAATCACGGATTGATGTGCTTGACTCAATGTTGTACACCCCTGAGTCTGACAACAATTGGGACAATTATCATTTggaatttggaaaaaaaatcatgcaccgACTAAGTGATGCTCTCTCCATTGCTGCACCTCTCAAATTTAAATCATTCAAGAACTGGAGACATGTCCCGGTCAAGGTTCCCGTCCAGAAGGCCACGTCGGACAGTGCATTCTTTGCCATGAAGTTTCTCGAGTTCTATGATGGTGATGGCCATGGCTCACTACACACTAGCATCGCTGCT AACAAGGTTGTGGCGCTGCCCAACGAAATCCTTCAGTACCATCGAGATGATCATCACCCTTTTTTCTATTAG
- the LOC111256236 gene encoding uncharacterized protein LOC111256236: protein MPIGSLSSEIIGKSYTSRLLIGNPEGRIIIRTDQYNRDDFQVVYTNAKFFVIKSYNEADIHKSIKYGVWSTSSVGNLKLDTAFRDAQVIAASSSTLCPVLLFFSVNGSSHFCGVAEMVGPVDYQNDMDFWCRKNKWIGSFPVKWHIIKNVHNSTFRSISLQNNEDKPVTSSRDTQEIHYTPGTTMLELFKYTRAEGCVLDDFMVHEEEEARSGQLERFKLRQGAPHFIPAWHGPCTKRPMLPKSDSVLKDRIVSETINLTDKLQNLNLDGHQSSCQEFGNRTSEASTTNTQKGSHCYGDQVLDNPVKVIASDVKFALDGERRRWKKVETTPTEKPQPETAARVSSKAPPRKHRKEGKNTLVHSASGAPEMTCEEQKIVGKPCSPAFGSTPSQACSKPVPGVVPIGSMLIPITTSI, encoded by the exons ATGCCAATAGGTTCATTGTCCTCAGAAATAATTGGAAAATCCTATACATCAAGGCTCCTTATTGGCAACCCAGAGGGTAGAATAATCATTAGGACTGATCAGTATAACAGAGATGATTTCCAAGTGGTGTATACAAATGCAAAATTCTTTGTTATAAAGTCCTACAATGAGGCTGATATTCATAAATCTATCAAGTATGGTGTGTGGTCGACATCCTCTGTTGGAAACCTGAAGCTGGATACTGCATTCAGAGATGCTCAAGTGATAGCTGCAAGTAGTTCTACCTTGTGCCCAGTTTTGCTGTTCTTTTCG GTCAACGGAAGTTCACATTTCTGTGGAGTTGCTGAGATGGTTGGCCCTGTTGACTACCAAAATGACATGGACTTTTGGTGCAGGAAGAATAAATGGATTGGCAGCTTTCCTGTAAAATGGCACATCATAAAAAACGTACATAACTCCACCTTCCGAAGTATCTCGCTGCAGAACAATGAAGATAAACCTGTGACCAGTAGCAGAGATACACAAGAG ATACACTACACTCCTGGAACAACTATGCTCGAACTCTTCAAATATACCAGAGCAGAGGGATGTGTGCTTGATGACTTCATGGtgcatgaggaggaggaagcaaggAGTGGACAACTCGAGAGGTTTAAGCTGCGCCAGGGTGCTCCACATTTTATACCTGCTTGGCATGGCCCTTGTACCAAAAGACCTATGCTACCCAAATCAGACAGCGTGCTGAAGGACAGAATTGTCAGTGAGACAATCAATCTGACAGACAAGCTACAGAATCTCAACTTGGATGGGCACCAGAGTTCATGTCAAGAATTTGGGAACCGGACTAGCGAAGCTTCCACCACAAACACACAGAAAGGAAGCCATTGCTATGGAGACCAGGTTCTTGATAATCCTGTGAAGGTTATTGCTTCAGACGTAAAATTTGCTTTGGATGGAGAACGACGCCGCTGGAAGAAGGTTGAGACCACCCCAACTGAAAAGCCACAACCAGAAACTGCTGCCAGGGTCTCGTCAAAAGCACCACCTAGGAAGCATCGAAAAGAAGGTAAAAATACATTGGTGCACAGTGCATCAGGAGCTCCTGAGATGACTTGTGAAGAACAGAAGATCGTTGGGAAGCCCTGTTCACCTGCATTCGGTTCAACGCCAAGTCAAGCCTGCTCAAAACCCGTGCCTGGTGTTGTTCCCATTGGGTCAATGCTTATCCCAATTACGACGTCCATTTAG